A window of the Penaeus vannamei isolate JL-2024 chromosome 19, ASM4276789v1, whole genome shotgun sequence genome harbors these coding sequences:
- the LOC113811647 gene encoding venom peptide isomerase heavy chain produces MKSFIFSVLLIYAPSEGSFPRFWWSWASHAKPRVPTPLPFSCGLSPSARIVGGNLSEEGAWPWITSLRTSGGRHFCGGTLVSVRHVVTAAHCVYAYRWFLSLLHVAVSSGRSVVGVSAVAIHPEYRRRNVHDYDLAVLTLKEDLVLGASLSPVCLPAATTVSPGPATVIGWGRLHENGAITPHLHEATVAILPLDSCRVYGDLFTDSMLCGAGDGRDACQGDSGGPLLQEVASKWYLVGVISFGNGCGRPDYPGVYVDVSKYTEWITTILGL; encoded by the coding sequence ATGAAGTCTTTCATATTCTCTGTCCTCCTTATTTACGCTCCTAGTGAGGGTTCCTTTCCGCGCTTTTGGTGGTCGTGGGCGTCTCACGCCAAGCCTCGCGTGCCGACCCCTCTGCCCTTCAGCTGCGGCCTCTCCCCATCTGCCAGGATCGTGGGAGGGAATCTATCGGAGGAGGGCGCATGGCCTTGGATCACCAGCTTGCGCACTTCAGGAGGCCGGCACTTCTGTGGAGGAACCCTGGTCTCCGTCAGGCACGTCGTTACTGCTGCTCATTGTGTTTACGCTTATAGGTGGTTCCTAAGCCTTCTACATGTTGCTGTGAGCAGTGGGAGAAGTGTTGTTGGGGTGTCTGCGGTGGCCATACATCCCGAGTATCGTCGTCGGAATGTACATGACTACGACTTGGCTGTTCTGACGTTGAAGGAAGACCTGGTGCTTGGTGCGTCGCTGTCTCCTGTTTGCCTTCCCGCTGCGACCACGGTCTCTCCCGGTCCTGCCACGGTGATAGGGTGGGGTCGCCTCCATGAAAATGGCGCCATTACTCCTCACCTTCATGAAGCAACTGTTGCTATTCTGCCCTTAGACTCCTGTCGCGTGTACGGCGACCTTTTCACCGATAGCATGTTATGCGGCGCAGGAGACGGGCGAGACGCTTGTCAGGGCGATTCCGGAGGGCCGCTGCTACAGGAGGTTGCCTCTAAGTGGTACCTCGTGGGCGTAATTAGTTTCGGCAATGGTTGCGGTCGTCCAGACTATCCCGGAGTTTACGTTGATGTGTCGAAATACACTGAGTGGATTACTACGATTTTAGGTCTTTGA